In Juglans microcarpa x Juglans regia isolate MS1-56 chromosome 4S, Jm3101_v1.0, whole genome shotgun sequence, a single window of DNA contains:
- the LOC121262933 gene encoding 7-deoxyloganetin glucosyltransferase-like isoform X2 gives MEKPHAVCIPYPAQGHINPMLKLAKLLHYRGFHITFVNSEYNHKRLLKSRGPNSLDGLPSFRFTTIPDGLPESDAEATQDIPSLCESTKKHCLTPFRNLLRKLNDTSSSNVPPVSCIISDGVMSFTLDAAAELGVPEVIFWTTSACGFMGYAQYRRLVEEGLTPLKDASYLTNGYLDMVIDWIPGMKGIRFRDLPSFIRTTDPDEYMLSFPMVEAERARKASALIFNTFEALEQEVLDSLSSMFPPIYTVGPLQLLVNQIPDGEYKSIGSNLWKEEYSCLEWLDKKEPNSVVYVNFGSITVMTSKQLIDFAWGLENSNQTFLWIIRPDLVEGDLSILPPEFLAQTKERSLLASWCPQEQVLSHPSVGGFLTHSGWNSTIESLSSGVPMICWPFFAEQQTNCRFTCNEWGVGMEIEGDASREKIESLVRELMLGENGRELRKKAEEWKRLAEEAATSKPIGSSYANLDKMINQVLIRSARE, from the exons ATGGAGAAGCCCCATGCAGTCTGCATCCCCTACCCAGCTCAAGGCCACATAAACCCAATGCTAAAGTTGGCCAAACTCCTGCACTACAGAGGCTTTCATATCACTTTCGTCAACTCAGAGTACAACCACAAACGTCTCCTCAAATCCCGAGGTCCCAACTCTCTCGACGGCCTTCCCTCCTTCCGATTCACAACAATTCCCGACGGCCTTCCTGAGTCCGATGCCGAAGCCACCCAGGACATTCCGTCCCTGTGCGAATCCACGAAAAAACATTGCTTAACTCCCTTCAGAAACCTTCTTCGGAAACTGAACGACACCTCTTCGTCCAACGTCCCCCCAGTCTCTTGCATAATTTCCGACGGTGTCATGAGTTTCACTCTTGACGCAGCAGCAGAACTGGGCGTCCCTGAGGTAATTTTCTGGACGACCAGCGCCTGTGGTTTCATGGGCTACGCTCAATATCGCCGTCTCGTGGAGGAAGGTCTAACACCACTCAAAG ATGCGAGTTATTTAACCAATGGTTATTTGGATATGGTCATAGATTGGATTCCTGGTATGAAAGGTATCCGTTTCAGGGATCTTCCAAGCTTCATTAGAACCACGGATCCTGATGAATATATGTTAAGTTTTCCAATGGTCGAAGCCGAGAGAGCTCGAAAGGCGTCTGCTCTTATCTTTAATACGTTTGAGGCCTTAGAGCAAGAAGTTTTGGACTCACTTTCATCCATGTTTCCCCCCATTTACACCGTCGGTCCCCTACAACTTCTCGTAAACCAGATCCCGGATGGTGAATATAAATCAATAGGATCAAACCTATGGAAAGAAGAATATTCGTGTCTAGAATGGCTGGACAAAAAAGAACCCAACTCCGTTGTTTACGTGAATTTTGGAAGCATAACAGTCATGACAAGCAAGCAATTAATTGATTTTGCTTGGGGACTTGAAAATAGTAATCAAACATTCCTGTGGATTATAAGGCCTGATCTCGTGGAGGGTGATTTGTCCATTCTTCCACCTGAGTTCTTGGCACAGACCAAAGAAAGGAGTCTTTTAGCAAGTTGGTGTCCTCAAGAACAAGTTCTCAGCCATCCGTCGGTTGGAGGATTTCTGACTCACAGCGGATGGAATTCCACGATCGAAAGCTTGAGCAGCGGAGTGCCAATGATCTGTTGGCCGTTCTTTGCTGAGCAACAAACCAATTGTAGGTTCACTTGCAATGAATGGGGGGTGGGCATGGAGATTGAGGGAGATGCAAGcagagagaaaatagagagcCTTGTGAGAGAGCTGATGCTGGGAGAAAATGGGAGAGAGTTGAGGAAGAAAGCTGAAGAATGGAAGAGGTTGGCGGAGGAGGCCGCCACAAGTAAACCGATTGGCTCATCTTACGCGAATT tagACAAAATGATTAATCAAGTGCTAATTCGTTCTGCAAGAGAGTAG
- the LOC121262933 gene encoding 7-deoxyloganetin glucosyltransferase-like isoform X1, producing MEKPHAVCIPYPAQGHINPMLKLAKLLHYRGFHITFVNSEYNHKRLLKSRGPNSLDGLPSFRFTTIPDGLPESDAEATQDIPSLCESTKKHCLTPFRNLLRKLNDTSSSNVPPVSCIISDGVMSFTLDAAAELGVPEVIFWTTSACGFMGYAQYRRLVEEGLTPLKDASYLTNGYLDMVIDWIPGMKGIRFRDLPSFIRTTDPDEYMLSFPMVEAERARKASALIFNTFEALEQEVLDSLSSMFPPIYTVGPLQLLVNQIPDGEYKSIGSNLWKEEYSCLEWLDKKEPNSVVYVNFGSITVMTSKQLIDFAWGLENSNQTFLWIIRPDLVEGDLSILPPEFLAQTKERSLLASWCPQEQVLSHPSVGGFLTHSGWNSTIESLSSGVPMICWPFFAEQQTNCRFTCNEWGVGMEIEGDASREKIESLVRELMLGENGRELRKKAEEWKRLAEEAATSKPIGSSYANLDKMINQVLIRSARE from the exons ATGGAGAAGCCCCATGCAGTCTGCATCCCCTACCCAGCTCAAGGCCACATAAACCCAATGCTAAAGTTGGCCAAACTCCTGCACTACAGAGGCTTTCATATCACTTTCGTCAACTCAGAGTACAACCACAAACGTCTCCTCAAATCCCGAGGTCCCAACTCTCTCGACGGCCTTCCCTCCTTCCGATTCACAACAATTCCCGACGGCCTTCCTGAGTCCGATGCCGAAGCCACCCAGGACATTCCGTCCCTGTGCGAATCCACGAAAAAACATTGCTTAACTCCCTTCAGAAACCTTCTTCGGAAACTGAACGACACCTCTTCGTCCAACGTCCCCCCAGTCTCTTGCATAATTTCCGACGGTGTCATGAGTTTCACTCTTGACGCAGCAGCAGAACTGGGCGTCCCTGAGGTAATTTTCTGGACGACCAGCGCCTGTGGTTTCATGGGCTACGCTCAATATCGCCGTCTCGTGGAGGAAGGTCTAACACCACTCAAAG ATGCGAGTTATTTAACCAATGGTTATTTGGATATGGTCATAGATTGGATTCCTGGTATGAAAGGTATCCGTTTCAGGGATCTTCCAAGCTTCATTAGAACCACGGATCCTGATGAATATATGTTAAGTTTTCCAATGGTCGAAGCCGAGAGAGCTCGAAAGGCGTCTGCTCTTATCTTTAATACGTTTGAGGCCTTAGAGCAAGAAGTTTTGGACTCACTTTCATCCATGTTTCCCCCCATTTACACCGTCGGTCCCCTACAACTTCTCGTAAACCAGATCCCGGATGGTGAATATAAATCAATAGGATCAAACCTATGGAAAGAAGAATATTCGTGTCTAGAATGGCTGGACAAAAAAGAACCCAACTCCGTTGTTTACGTGAATTTTGGAAGCATAACAGTCATGACAAGCAAGCAATTAATTGATTTTGCTTGGGGACTTGAAAATAGTAATCAAACATTCCTGTGGATTATAAGGCCTGATCTCGTGGAGGGTGATTTGTCCATTCTTCCACCTGAGTTCTTGGCACAGACCAAAGAAAGGAGTCTTTTAGCAAGTTGGTGTCCTCAAGAACAAGTTCTCAGCCATCCGTCGGTTGGAGGATTTCTGACTCACAGCGGATGGAATTCCACGATCGAAAGCTTGAGCAGCGGAGTGCCAATGATCTGTTGGCCGTTCTTTGCTGAGCAACAAACCAATTGTAGGTTCACTTGCAATGAATGGGGGGTGGGCATGGAGATTGAGGGAGATGCAAGcagagagaaaatagagagcCTTGTGAGAGAGCTGATGCTGGGAGAAAATGGGAGAGAGTTGAGGAAGAAAGCTGAAGAATGGAAGAGGTTGGCGGAGGAGGCCGCCACAAGTAAACCGATTGGCTCATCTTACGCGAATTTagac AAAATGATTAATCAAGTGCTAATTCGTTCTGCAAGAGAGTAG